The stretch of DNA TCAGATCATTGGGCGGAAACTACGGGCAGTTCGTGAGAATTTCCCGTAGAACCTTGACCTTCCATACTCCGTGCAAAATTCTTCAATAATCTGAGTCCGGCGTTCTGGCTCTTCTCAGGATGAAACTGTGTTGCCAGAAGATTTCCTCGCGAGACAGAGGACACAAAACTTTCACCATGTGTCGTGGTCGTCGCAATGATAGAAGGATCCTCTGGAACCACAAAATAACTGTGGACAAAATAGAAAGTGGCATCCGAAGGGATACCTGTTAACTGCGGGACAGCTTTCTTGAGTTCGATCGTATTCCAACCCATGTGAGGAATCTTCAACCCTTCACGAGAAGCGAAACGCCGTACGCTGCCACGAAAAATCCCCAGGCCCTGATATTCGCCGTCTTCATATCCCACATCAAACAGCATTTGCAGGCCGAGGCAAATCCCAAGAAATGGCTTATCGGCTGCGATGTGCTCCTTGAGAGCAGGGATCAGATCGAGACGCTTAAGTTCGCTGATCGCATCACGGAAGGCTCCCACACCGGGGAGAACCAGTCGATCAGCAGCAGCAATCTCTGCTGGCGTACTCACAATATGGGCGGTAGAACCAACCTTTTCGAAGCCCTTCTGGACGCTTCTCAGGTTCCCCATTCCATAATCCACAATCCCGATCATTTCACTGTCTTTCGCGACTTTATCAATCACACGGATCTCGCCATGGCCTCATGACTGAACACCACCATACGCTTTCGGCAATTCGCGCGTAAAGCGACTGGATCGTGGCGGGCTTCTCCAAATACCTTTCACTTCGCACGGATGTGATCTCTCACAAAGCGGAAGGTTCAGGTCATTTTCTCTGAATGAGCAGTGACAGCAAAAAAATCACCCCTTCAGCCGGTCGCAGGGTCCGGCCAAAGGGGTGATCGATCCTGACAGATTCGCCCCCAAGGGCTCAGGTCAATGCAGGAGTGATCTCGTCGTTATTCCAACCCGGCAGGTGAGGCATATTTCGCGGGATCAATCACGAACTGCCGATGCGATTCTGCATCACTGAACAGATACAGCTTGCCTTTGTACCAGGCCGCATGATCGAGTGATCCTTCCACCACATCTTTCGCGTTCGCCAGAACGACCACGTCAGCACCGTAAGCAGCTGGTGCGTAGCGAGTGGGTTCTTGTTCAAACCGGGCTTTTGCTTCGGCCGATGAGAATTGGAATTTCTGCCCACGATAGGTGGCTGCAAATTGTGGCTGAATATCCTTCAATTCGCGTTGATCGCGTAATGCCACTGGGCAGAACCCTTTCAATCCTGAAACTCCTTCACGAGCAAAAATCTGCTTCATCCGTGGATCATTCTGTGCATCCGCCGGAAGCTGAGCCGGTGCCACGGCTACACTGGCAGGAGCGGCTGCACTGGCAGGAGCGGCTGGAGTTGTTGGAACTGCTTGAGCAGCTGTGGCCAATGTTCCAGGCAATACCTCTTTCGCCTGTGGTGTAGCTGGTGGCGCCGCCGGAGCGGGAATTGCTGCTGGTGGCACGGCCTCAGCCGCTGGCGGAATCGCCAGAGCAGGAACTTCTGCGGGAACCATCAAAGCGGGGGGCTGAACAGGTGCTTGAGCAGGAACCGCCGGCTGTCCACCCTTGTCCGCATCCAGAGGCAAATCCAAAGCTTGTCCACCCGGTGGAACAACAGGTGCCACTGGAATTGCAGGTTGGGCCGTTGGAGTTGCTGTGTCAGTTGGATTTGCTGGAGCTTTGGCAGCTTCGCGTGCCTTTCGAGCTTCTTCTTCGAGTTCGGCAGCTTCTTCGGCCAAATCTTCCAGTTCCCAATCCTCTAGAGCAGGCTCTCCTGGTTTGTTAGGAATCACATTTTTTGAGGCTTCCTTAGCAGTCGTTGTAGAGGGAGCCAATACAGGTGCTTTCTCCATTGCTGCGGCAGGTAAGCTTGGTGGCGGTAAAGCAACTCCCGAGAAGGGATCTGCCACCGCGTCTGTCACTGGTGCCACCGCTGGAGTCACCACCTTTGAAGCCACAGGTGCGGGACTGGCGGGAGCACTTTCCACTGGCAACACAGGAGCGGTCGGCACAGGTGCATTCGGCACAAGAGCGTTCGACAGAGTGGTGCTCTGTGTTGGCACAGCCTGCACAGGCGCAGCTGCAGGAGTTGTCGAATTTACTGGCGCGGCAGAATTGGTTCCTTGAGCAACAGCCGCCGTCTGTGGTGCTGGTTCAGCCCGACGCAAGCCGCGATCTGCCATGGCCTCGGAGACTTCGGTAAACGGATCTGGGAAATCGTCCAGTCCTGCAGCCACTGCTGGTTGCCCAGCTGGAGCTGCTTGAGAAGTCGCCTCGACAACAGGTTTGACGACAGGAATTGCGGCCTGGTTCACGGGAATCCTTGTCTCTGTCACCACAGGCTGCTGCACTGCTTGTGCTGCGCTGGGAGTGGCTGGAATCCGTCCAGGATTTTGCACAGTCGGTTCAACAGGGGCTGGTAATGTGCCGAGTGGGACAGGCATTGAAAACACTGGTTCAACAGCGACTGGCGCATTCTGCACTGGTGGAGTTTGCACTGGCGGAGTTTGCACCACGACCTGAGGCACAGGTTGTGTAGGAACTGCTGGAATCGCGGGAACAACAGGGATTTTCGCCACTGGCGCCTGAGGGGTGGTGGTGATTGGTGCCCGGACAGTCACTGGAACCTGAGTTGTGGCTGGTGGCTGAACAGCTGGTACCTGAACAGGGGCCGCGACTGATGCTTGCCGTGGTGCTGGCGATGGAGGAATCGCATACGAATCCACGGGTGCCATCACCGGTGGCGCAACAGTCTGTGATAACCCTTGTGGAACTGCCAGGATGCTCGAAGCAGCGGCAGGAGCTGGCACCGGAGCAGGGACAGAATTCACCCGGGCAGCCTGTGGTGGAGCTTGCGCCGGAACCTGCACTTGAGTTTGATTTGAAGGAGCAGGCAATGGGCGTTGCAAGGTCACCACAGGACGAGTTGTGGGAGCCAAAGGTGCCGCCTGAATCTGGGGGGGAGCAATCACGGTTGGCAGTCGGTTCGGTGCTGCAGAGGGCAGGGGAACTTCATCACTCGTCATCAATTCAGCGGGCGGTACTGATGGAGCCTGATACGCCGGATAGGACTGTGCGACTCCCGGAGGTACCGGAGGTTGTGAGCTGGCAGGCGTGGTTTCTTTTCGACCGGGTGTCAATCGCTTAAAGAATCGCGAAACAGCATTTCCTGAAGGAGCAGGTGTAGGCTGAGCCGTTGGAGTTGCAGTGGCAGGCACAGCAGGAGTTCCAGAGGGCGGCAAATTTGCTGGAGCCGCTCCTGGGGCGTACCAGTTTGTCGCAGGTGCCGCTGGAGCGGGTTGAGATCCAGCAGGGGCAGCGACGGAACTTCCCGGCGTTTGTCCAGGCCGCTGATAATTCGGGCTGGTTTGCTGGGTAGCTGATTCGAGAGTCATGGCCGGCATTTCCCGACCACTTTCCCGATAGAGTTTTTCTAACTCTTCCTGAATCGAATTGTTTCCAACCGGAATGATTTTGGCCGCTTGCGAGGGCTGCTGAATCGTCGTCGTCTGCTGCTTTAAGTTGACGTCATCCGATTTGGTCATCGGCGTTGTTCGAGCCGGCGAACTTTTCTGCCCTTGAGGCAAAAACCCAGGCCTGATGATCTGTGCATCGGCAGGAGTTGCCGCAGCCAGCATTCCCCCGGCTGCGCATGTCAATAACCAGCGATAGTCATTCATCCCTGACGACTTTTTCATTGCAGAAGCACTCCTCGCGACAGACCAGGCAGATTGACCATTTTGGCGTCGTGCATGTGCTCGACACGTGGCACCCGAGCTGTCAATTCAGTTCCATTCGGCAATTGTCCACACATCTGGCCCTGGACAATGCCGCTCACTGTTCTGGATCGACATTCCGGGTAAACCGAATTTCACGGTTCTGCGGGCGTCACGAGCGATTCAGGTGGCACTTTGGCTAAAGTCGTTACACGACGAACAATCCGTAGTCTTTGCCCGATCGTTAAAATTTGACAGCGTCGAGGCTCTATTCGCAGAATCTGCCACGCAGAAGACGACAATTCCTGTCCGGTGAGGATCGATCAGAAGGATTTATGAATGGACCCCTGGATCGGCTGAGACAACTCGGGACAGAATGTTGAATGTTTCGCGAAGGTGAAGAAGTGATACTGGCAATTCCATTGCAGGAACTGGAGATTACAAGGGAACCGAGTTGCCGATCACGGGGCCGATTTCAATGCGATGAGACAACCGATGCCGAGCTGGAATCGTTCACAGAATCCTCCCGATGTCCTTCCTCCATCGATCATCATGGGGTTAGTCATCGCCTGCGCACTCCCTTTGGTGACCAATCTCTTCGGTATTCGCTGGGGTATCAACCCGATTGACGCAGGGACGGCCCTTCAGCAGGTTCGTGGCGAGATCATTGTCACTCTGCTCTCATGGACAGCCGCTTGCACCGGTGTTGTGACAGCCGTTAGCGCGTTTTCCATGTTTCGTCTCCGGGGAGATGTCACCACACCCATTCTTGGGACAGCATTGTTGTTCTGCGGATTGATGGATGCTGCCAACGCACTGGCGATCAATGGAATCCTGGTCTCGGCTTCAGATCCCTCCCGATTTGCTGACTTTACCGATGCCATGACACGCCTGACATATGCCTTGATCATTACTTTAGGTACGGCTCCATTCGCTCTGGGGTTCATCACACCTGAATGGAGTGGATCGAGGAATAACCGCAACGCAGGTTTTCTAATTTGTGCAGCGATCGTATTCGGACTTGGTGCCTTCTCGATTGTTGAGCTCTGTGCGTGGATTCCCGAGTTACCCAAAACGGTGTTCCCTGCATCTTCGATCCCCAGACCCCTCGATGCATTCACATTGATCATTTACCTCATCACTGGAATCTTCTTTCTGCCACGTTTTTACAAGCAGTATCCCAGCCTGTTCTCACATGGTCTGCTGCTGAGTGTGATCCCCCATATTCTGCTGCAAATGTATATGGCCTTTGGATCTCGCCGGTTTGATGACAATGCGGCAGTCATAGCACACTATCTGAAGATCGTCGGATACCTCGTCCCTTTCATTGGTCTACTCTGCGATTACTCTCGTGTCTCGCAGGTCGAAGCCAGAATGTTGAGTACCGAAGCCCAACTCCAATTGGCTCGCCAACTGCAGCAGGCACTTCTTCCCAGAGAAGCACCAGTCATCGAGAACTATCAGCTGGCAGGTTTTTCAATCCCTGCAGAAGCTGTGGGAGGAGATTACTTCGACTATCTGGTTTATGGCGATGGATCGATTGGCCTCGTGATTGCCGATGTCAGTGGTCACGACCTGGGTGCTTCGATCCTCATGTCGCAGACGCGCGCATTTCTACGTGCTGATCTAAGTGTGGGTCACGATCCAGCGATCATTGCCGAACGTCTCAATCGATTTCTCTGCGATGGAGATATTCTTGACCACAGGTTTGTCAGTCTGTTTTTTGCTCGACTGATTCCCGAAGAACACGAATTGCGTTACATCGCTGCAGGTCAACCGGGTGTCATTCTACTCCCCGATGGTGAAACTCAAGCCCTGTCACCCACCGGCCCCGTGCTCGGGTTTGATCCTCATTGTCAGTTCGTTCAAGAACAAACGAAATTGCCGCCCGGCAGTCTGCTGCTGCTTTACACGGATGGCATTACGGAAACGACCGATACCTCGGGACTTGCTCTGGGGACACAGCCTCTGTACGAGTTACTGCATGCCGGACAAGGCCAGTCGGCCGAACACCTCACGAGTGTGATCAAAACGGCTGTCCTGAGGCATGCCGGTGAACGAGGCCCAGTGGACGACCTGACCTGCCTTTTGCTGAAACGCTCTCCTCAGGAAGCGAATTCACCATTGAATATCGGAGCATCTCTCACGCATGCCACGAAAGTCTAATACTCGAGTGTCGTAGAGAGCGACGATTCAACACCACGGATACACAGGCTCCACCGCTCTGGCGTGAATCAGGTCTGATCAACTGGCAGCACGAGTCTGATCACCGTTGAGCTTGTTATATAACGTCTTGAGAGCTATGCCCAACTCGGCAGCCACCTTGACTTTGTCACCTTTGTGCTTCTCCAGCACCTGATAGATGACTTCCATTTCAATCTCACGCAAGGTTTTGGGAGAACCGTTGGAAAACGCAGCTTCGACGCCCTTATTGCCAGTCAGCACGGCAGATCGCTGACGTGTGATTGCGCCGGGAAGATGTTCGGGGAGGATCACTCCGCCATCAGCCAGAATCACCGCATGCTCCAGTGCATTGGCGAGCTCACGAATGTTTCCACTCCAGTCGTGTGATTGTAATGCTTCGATCGTTTCTGGTGCAAGAATCTCGGGTGGCACGTCACGCCGCTTGAGATGTCTCGCAATCAGATTGCGAGACACATCTGGAAGGTCTTCTTTCCGTTCGCGCAGTGGAGGGAGCCGAATCTCGAACGTATTCACACGAAAGAATAAATCTTCCCGGAAGGCACCTTCACGAACCATCGATTCGAGGTCACGATTTGTCGCACAGACGATGCGAACATCCACATGAAAAGCCTCGTTCTCACCCACTCGACGAACTTCACCGGACTCTAAAAATCGCAGCAGTTTCACCTGCATCGACTTATCGAGCTCTCCCAGTTCATCCAGGAACAGCGTCCCTCCATTCGCCACCTCGATGAGTCCTTTCCGAGGTGTATCCGCCCCGGTGAAAGCACCTTTCCGGTGACCGAACAGTTCACTCTCCACCAGGTTATCCGGGAGGGCTCCGCAATTCACAGCCACAAACGGCATTTGAGCACGATGGCTCAATTCATGCACCCGACGAGCCACCAGTTCCTTGCCAGTCCCGGTCTCACCCAGAATTAACACAGCCGAATCTGTCGGAGCAATCTTTTCGATCATCCGTTTGACACGCTGCATCGATGGCGTTTTGCCAATGATATCTGGTGCTCCTTCGACCGCCTTCAATCGCGTTTCGAGAGCAATCGCTTTATTGGTGAGAGTCCGTTTTTCAGCGACTCTTTTTAACGCAGCTGAAATCTCAAACAGCTTGCAAGGCTTGGGCAGAAAGTCGTAAGCCCCCTTGCGTACAGCCTGAATGGCCGCCTCAAGATCACCATGCCCCGTACTGATAATCACTTCGG from Planctopirus ephydatiae encodes:
- the hisH gene encoding imidazole glycerol phosphate synthase subunit HisH — encoded protein: MIGIVDYGMGNLRSVQKGFEKVGSTAHIVSTPAEIAAADRLVLPGVGAFRDAISELKRLDLIPALKEHIAADKPFLGICLGLQMLFDVGYEDGEYQGLGIFRGSVRRFASREGLKIPHMGWNTIELKKAVPQLTGIPSDATFYFVHSYFVVPEDPSIIATTTTHGESFVSSVSRGNLLATQFHPEKSQNAGLRLLKNFARSMEGQGSTGNSHELPVVSAQ
- a CDS encoding PP2C family protein-serine/threonine phosphatase, whose protein sequence is MPSWNRSQNPPDVLPPSIIMGLVIACALPLVTNLFGIRWGINPIDAGTALQQVRGEIIVTLLSWTAACTGVVTAVSAFSMFRLRGDVTTPILGTALLFCGLMDAANALAINGILVSASDPSRFADFTDAMTRLTYALIITLGTAPFALGFITPEWSGSRNNRNAGFLICAAIVFGLGAFSIVELCAWIPELPKTVFPASSIPRPLDAFTLIIYLITGIFFLPRFYKQYPSLFSHGLLLSVIPHILLQMYMAFGSRRFDDNAAVIAHYLKIVGYLVPFIGLLCDYSRVSQVEARMLSTEAQLQLARQLQQALLPREAPVIENYQLAGFSIPAEAVGGDYFDYLVYGDGSIGLVIADVSGHDLGASILMSQTRAFLRADLSVGHDPAIIAERLNRFLCDGDILDHRFVSLFFARLIPEEHELRYIAAGQPGVILLPDGETQALSPTGPVLGFDPHCQFVQEQTKLPPGSLLLLYTDGITETTDTSGLALGTQPLYELLHAGQGQSAEHLTSVIKTAVLRHAGERGPVDDLTCLLLKRSPQEANSPLNIGASLTHATKV
- a CDS encoding sigma-54-dependent transcriptional regulator translates to MTSNKLRVLFVDDEAAIRSVMKIELPRMGHDVTFCEDGESALKVLENHTFDAAIVDLRMPGISGWDVIDHIKKVSPETEVIISTGHGDLEAAIQAVRKGAYDFLPKPCKLFEISAALKRVAEKRTLTNKAIALETRLKAVEGAPDIIGKTPSMQRVKRMIEKIAPTDSAVLILGETGTGKELVARRVHELSHRAQMPFVAVNCGALPDNLVESELFGHRKGAFTGADTPRKGLIEVANGGTLFLDELGELDKSMQVKLLRFLESGEVRRVGENEAFHVDVRIVCATNRDLESMVREGAFREDLFFRVNTFEIRLPPLRERKEDLPDVSRNLIARHLKRRDVPPEILAPETIEALQSHDWSGNIRELANALEHAVILADGGVILPEHLPGAITRQRSAVLTGNKGVEAAFSNGSPKTLREIEMEVIYQVLEKHKGDKVKVAAELGIALKTLYNKLNGDQTRAAS